One genomic segment of Pagrus major chromosome 13, Pma_NU_1.0 includes these proteins:
- the LOC141007251 gene encoding T-box transcription factor TBX2b-like, whose product MRDPVDTAAAMAYQPFQAHRPAALPLSAFFAAAQPSFFPALTLPDLSSLSEPLSEHSDAGLHAALGRQQHHPPRSLKSLQPEEGPGDEPKVTLDSQNLWSEFHKRGTEMVITKSGRRMFPPFKVRVDGLDETAKYILLMDIVAVDECRYKFHNSRWMVAGKADPEMPKRMYIHPDSPSKGEQWMSKPVAFHKLKLTNNISDKHGFTILNSMHKYQPRFHIVRANDIMKLPYSTFRTYVFPETEFIAVTAYQNEKITQLKIDNNPFAKGFRDTGNGRREKRNKQFTISSLQENQSKADRDCADSDDSCEQPSTSDPFYSPRELVSSPLMSTPTCQDENNIGSDSDNDLQDEDSAEAGSSRTEHTSTLSQRSEETLWNKSALNKSNDNQDATKERTTSRTSDDTCSLEIDSSRKHSSEMKDGVLPQVLQSSSSLSAGHLQTLDFSSAASQQFLKLGAPLLFHPGQLSAKPEAFSTAGVGHLFSSLPGVNNQENGGLSSQSIPPPSPFIFHLSQHMLASQGISLSPFGGSFSYPYRYVAAPAALPTCSVTSTLARNNCFRSPRPWLRYNPYLIPTSVTSSQNLLTARSPGSSNSELSKSGSRESSPVSDNHSHQTKAKQKTAPPKNTVKSATNELQNIHNLMRGLDKPLSPQ is encoded by the exons ATGAGAGATCCAGTTGACACAGCGGCTGCCATGGCTTACCAACCTTTCCAAGCTCACCGACCAGCCGCCTTGCCCCTATCAGCCTTCTTCGCCGCCGCTCAGCCGTCGTTCTTCCCCGCGCTGACTCTCCCGgacctctcctctctgtccgaGCCTCTGTCGGAGCACAGTGACGCGGGGCTGCACGCAGCTCTGGGGCGCCAGCAGCATCACCCGCCGCGGTCCTTGAAGAGCCTGCAGCCGGAGGAAGGGCCGGGTGATGAGCCGAAAGTCACACTGGACTCGCAGAATTTGTGGAGTGAATTTCACAAAAGGGGAACTGAGATGGTTATTACAAAATCAGGAAG GAGGATGTTCCCACCTTTCAAAGTTCGGGTAGATGGCCTGGATGAAACAGCCAAGTACATCCTGCTGATGGACATTGTCGCTGTCGACGAGTGCCGCTACAAGTTCCACAACTCCCGCTGGATGGTGGCAGGGAAGGCTGACCCGGAGATGCCCAAGCGCATGTACATCCACCCGGACAGCCCGTCCAAAGGGGAGCAGTGGATGAGCAAGCCTGTGGCTTTCCATAAGCTCAAGCTCACCAATAATATCTCGGATAAGCACGGATTT acAATTTTGAATTCAATGCATAAGTACCAGCCCAGGTTTCATATTGTGCGAGCCAACGACATAATGAAGCTTCCATACAGCACCTTCAGGACTTACGTCTTTCCGGAGACGGAGTTCATCGCTGTCACTGCGTATCAGAATGAAAAG ATTACCCAGCTAAAGATCGACAATAACCCCTTTGCCAAAGGATTCAGAGACACTGGAAATGGGAGGCGAGAGAAGAG GAATAAGCAGTTCACCATTTCTTCACTGCAAGAGAACCAAAGCAAAGCGGACCGGGACTGTGCCGATTCTGATGACTCATGTGAGCAACCCAGTACCAGTGATCCGTTTTATTCCCCTCGGGAGCTGGTGAGCAGCCCTCTGATGTCCACACCAACCTGTCAAG ATGAGAACAATATTGGAAGTGATTCAGATAACGATCTCCAAGATGAGGACTCTGCTGAAGCCGGGTCTTCCAGGACTGAACATACATCTACTTTGAGTCAGAGGAGCGAGGAGACACTGTGGAACAAGTCTGCTCTCAATAAGAGCAACGACAATCAGGACGcaacaaaagaaagaacaacTTCTAGAACGTCTGATGATACGTGCTCTCTGGAGATCGATTCTTCAAGAAAGCACTCGAGCGAAATGAAAGATGGGGTCCTGCCTCAGGTGTTGCAGAGCTCATCATCCCTCAGCGCTGGTCATCTTCAGACTTTGGATTTCTCGAGTGCAGCCAGCCAACAGTTTCTTAAGCTCGGGGCTCCGTTGTTGTTTCATCCTGGACAGTTGTCAGCGAAGCCAGAGGCTTTTTCCACCGCGGGTGTGGGgcatctgttttcttctttgccTGGAGTAAATAACCAAGAAAACGGAGGCCTTTCTTCTCAGAGCATCCCCCCTCCGTCTCCCTTCATATTTCACCTGTCACAGCACATGCTGGCATCTCAG GGAATCTCACTGTCACCTTTTGGAGGCTCGTTCTCCTATCCATACCGCTACGTGGCAGCACCAGCTGCTCTACCTACCTGCTCTGTAACCTCCACGCTGGCCAGGAACAACTGTTTCCGCAGCCCTCGGCCTTGGTTGCGATACAACCCTTATCTTATCCCCACCTCTGTCACCTCGAGCCAAAACCTGCTTACAGCCAGATCGCCTGGCAGTTCAAACTCTGAGCTGTCTAAATCAGGGAGCAGAGAGTCAAGTCCAGTGTCTGACAATCACAGTCACCAAACCAAGGCCAAGCAGAAGACTGCACCACCAAAAAACACTGTTAAGAGCGCCACAAATGAACTGCAAAACATACATAATCTGATGAGAGGACTTGATAAACCACTTTCTCCACAGTAG